The Gossypium arboreum isolate Shixiya-1 chromosome 4, ASM2569848v2, whole genome shotgun sequence DNA segment GGACCTCATAAATAATAAACCAtaacaaataggcactttaacaaatagaaggccacttttacattttacttgATTAggtctttttcaaaattaagcacacagcTAATCGAATTTTTATACGAAACATTCACACatgttaattcacatattataagcacagaaaataatattaaatttattttttgactcggatttgtggtctcaaaattactattttgactagggtctaagcCAGACTGTTATAGGCTAGCATGAAATTGGAAAGAAATTATgtaattttgtgattttgtgaaagagggactaaattgattaaatgtgaaactttaagggctaaagtgcaaaaatgcacaaatatgtgtttgtggattaaattgaataaatttttgattgaatattttaattttgaatgtatatagatcaagaaaaaagattaattttgaatatatatatagattaagaaaaaaataaatcagacttagatcgaggcaagaacaaagtattCGACTAATTGACTAGTTTTGTCGTTTTTACATCTAACGTAAGTTCGTACATGgtaaacattgttacaattattttttaatgctttaataatgcataaattgcaTATATGCGACTACAACTATAACACccaaaacccagcctagacgttatggccgaatctggcgtgtcacattaaaatGCTTTTTCGAAAAAACTTGTCTTATTAATAAATCTAGCTTGAAAGATAAAAGACCCTTTGTTTAATTCTAAAGTCaacttaattatttattaaccattttaaaccagccttacttttaaaaacatgtttgttGCAGAACCATTTCAACAATGTTGTGAAATGTGATGTTTTGAAAAAagatatcattttggaaaactATGCTCTGCCTTTAacagaaataaatcataatagttaaaaaccccccaaattaaaagctagaaaattagagaaaaggacttattacatcaaaaacccaaagagaaagtaatttacattaaaaacccaaagagaaagtaatttaagtaatgtaaaagTAAAACGAAAATTTAAAGATGTTcgtagtgtggccacctccgagtcctcccATACGTTAAACCGCCTACTGAGAATTACCTGAAATAtttaaaagaggaggtgagtttacaaaaactcagtgtgtacaaccctcatcgATCATAAAGCATGTATCacatcaatttgggcctaagcccgttaTAATAACAGTGgcacttgggccttagcccatagtaGCTTcagttgggcctaagcccatgtcACAATCAAAATCAGATTATGCAATGTAAAAATACCCAACCAACCTTGCACTCTGTATCTCGTCCAACCCTACATTCATGTGGGGAGTTAATCAAACCACCCATCCCTATACTCCTGAGGTAacaccagttgcggcactaaccAATTTTGCAGCAGGGCTGCCAATCACATAATGGCTTTAAGCCGTTGGTGGATCCACAGTTATCAAGCGACCAAGTGACCCtaacaaatcatatacttcctccaaatcaatgaTCCCGTCTCTCATGCAACATAATATCACAtgaatgcaaacatatcataaatggcatacaataacaatcatataacatgtagggactttttagtcatttttccctTTGGGGGCATAACGGTTATTTCAAAAATCAGGGTCTAAGTACACTTACTGACCCattagtaggttcacagtcgtctcgcgtgacccgtgcaacctttagCAAACGAACTGTGCGACTAGGCCCAAAGCCGATTTAAGCAGTCCTATAGGCCTACATGACCCATTTGCCCACCAAGCCCGAATTCGATCCAAACCATGTGAGTGACACAGCCGGTCCAACGTTTTCCACCTATTGGTGAGTTTTACACATCTAAGGCCTACAGGCCCATTGGGCCTGTATGGCCCAACTCTGCCCAACATGGCCTATTAAGGCCATAGCCCATGAGTTTGCTCATGGTGGCCTTTACTATCGCATCAGATTTTTCATACGTGCATTTGCGCACTTGTGTTGTAACTATTGCCATTCTTTTGGCTTTTTGGTTTTTCAGGATTTGCTGATCTAGAGTTAAGGTGGTGTATGTACACACTTGGTTTACAAAACGTGCTACGAGTCCCCTAACAACGAACCTTAAATGATAAAGCCTTGCTAATGTCCCTATTTGATATCAAAGTTTACGCCCTAGACAGGTCAGCGTTTACAAAAGCCTTATTATAAGGGATTGTTAAAACATGTGGTTTAATACACACTTGGCAAAAACACTTACTTGATCAAAACTAGAAGTGGTATATTGATTGCTTCACATCACTTGCCCCACTATCAACCTTTGAGTGAACCTAGGTACCAACCAACATCAAATTAAGAGAGATAGGGAAGATTCGACAATAGGGAAAAGAAGAACACCAACAATGAAaaccaaaataaagaaaatgagtcACCATGACTTACACTTGATCCAGGCAAAAGAGGAGAAGAACACAGCCTTATGATAGGAGAATAAAAGGGAAACGGATTCGACAATAGCTAATAGAGAGGGAGTAGGGAGTATTCAACTTTACACACATTAAGATCAAATAAAAATAGCGTTCGGTAAGGGAATCCAACTTATAAGAAGATGGTTGAGAGAAGAGGGATCTTGGCTATGAAAGACTAGAGGGAAAATGGAAGAGAAAGGTCACGGTTTAGAAAAGGATGAGGGTTACCATTCAACTCAAGCCAGAAGGAAAGAAGAAAGGTAAAAGAATTAGAAAAAATGGGAGAGGACTAGAAGATGAGAAATAAGGAAGAAATCGGCTAACAGATGGCCTAAATGGTAATGCACTTTTGGCTAAAACAAAATAGCAGACAACTCGGAGTCGGAGAGTCTTAAAAACGAAAggcaaaggtaccaaaatgagtgaacaaaacaaaagaaaacgcTAAGAATTCTTCTAGCATGATTCGGCTATACCAAAACAATACCCCAAATGCCAAAAATGAACCGAATCCGCTATTGTTGAATTCTTGTGCAACCCAAAGTCCCCATTCAGCTAGACTTCCTCCTAATTCAATTCCTCCTTGATTTCCTCCAATAATCAACTCTATCCCTTGACTTCCTCCTCATATCCCTCTAAGACTCATTCAACCTTTATCCTATAGAGTTTTCATCAAACTTTACCACCTACATGTCcttgaagaaaaataaaacatcCAGTGCTCCTTCCAAGCCTCCAACCCCAGTCCTCACTCCCTTGTAAGGCGTCACTTACCACCTAAACCACCATGCTTCTTTTGTCAAATTTTACCATTCAAAATTTAAGAAGCACTCAACCTAGCGTCACGGTTCCCTTAATGCTAAAAACCAATATTTTTCCtatgccaaggcttgaacccgggACTTCATAAAGACCCCCCTAACATCCAAAATCACTAACCCAACAAGACTAACATGCAATTGTGTCGTTTTCTTGCTCTCAAGAATTTTAGGCACTCCAAACCTAAGGCCCAATTCTTCTaagcccaaaattcggggcgttacagctCTACCCCTTaaataaatttcatcctcgaaatttccaactctCTAATAGTCGCACAACCCAGATTACACCACTACGCTTctgctgcgcactctaattcTAATTTCAAAATAGATAAATAGTACACAATGGATAAAGTACGTACCAGTATTTGCATCTGGAGCGTCTTTGTCCTCTTAGCGGTGTGCTACATAGACCAAagctggctgcctcgcctcacTATGATCACTCTTGGCTTGACCACAGCCTTTAGGCGGCTACTGACCACCCTTCAATGGCTGTACATTACCTCTACCAAAGACTTGCATATGATCTGGTCTTCTAGGTCACTCTCTAAGACGATGCTCCAGGGTACCACAACTCAGACAGGCTCCTGTTCTCCTCCAGCAGTCTCCTGCATGACTTTTTCCACAAATAGCACAAGGTGGTAACGTAGTATTAGCAACATGGGGCCCCGCTCTGACTGGCCCACCGACTTTGGCCCTTCTCTTAGGCCTCTGATCGTAATTAGAGGGCTCAAAATCTCTTTTATTTTTTCCCCTTTCTCTTTCCCAGTTTAGACGCTCAGTGCGCTTTACAGCTTCAGTAATTTTTGTTTTCTCCACCAATGATGTGAAATCCCGCTTCCTCTAAGGGGCAATCAATACCCAAAGACTGTCTCTCAGGCTGTCTTCGAACTGAACACAATGTTCATAATCTATTGCCACTATTCATttagcataccgactgagtcgtAAGAACTCTGTCTCGTACTCTACCATAGATCGATTTCCCTGAGTCaagttcaagaattccttcctccaGGCATCAACATAGCTTGCACCTACGTACTTCCCTTGAAACGCCAATTTGAAGAACTCTCAGGTTATACGATcaggctgagtgccctctttcacggtaagccaccactggtaagcttcctCTCGCAGCAGAGACACTGCTCCTTTCAGTTTTTGCTCGAAATTGTAATCCAGGTCTTTCATTATTCTTttggtggcctccaaccaatattcggcCACATTTTGTGCTACTCCCTCGGTACCCTTGAAGATCTCGGCTCCATTCGACCGGAGTCTCTTACAAATTGACCCTCGACTCCTAATACTAGTgttgggcccaacgaccctttcTAGAATCCTTAACATTTCTTGGGACAATGCGTCATCCCCAGCTACTCGATCATACGACCCTGTCTCAGGTACCAGCGAAGCCGGTGCTTCTCTCACATCAATGTTGGGCATGTGACCTGATGTCAAAGATCCAACCCTAGCACTTCCATGGCCTCTACCGTGGCGTCTTGCACCCCTTCTAGTGCTCATTATCACTTCGCGTATAATCTGGTTTTgaaatttcatgcaatttagctCATAGTTTTAGTAATTAAGCAAATGTTTTATGACAGTAGTAGTTAAGAGTTGTTTTCACAATCGCAAGCTCGCTACAGTTTTAGTTTCCTATAGTTTTTCAGTTTAATCTAGCTAAGAGTTCAGTATAGTCTATCATCTAAAGTAAGCTCAATAAGTATCTATAGTATAACAGTTTAAAATAGATTTTAGTATCAGgagaacttacttggttcgacgctGGAGACTCGGTGAACCACACAATAAAAATCATTCAAAATACGTCAGAATCATttgtaaataactttaaaatccaAAAACTAAGGCCCATTTcccagccgagttttgcaacttgactctgatacctgtaaatgtaacaccccaaacccaacctagacgttatggcctaatctggcgtgtcacaataaaatactttttcgaaaaattttgtCTTATTAATAAATCTCGCTTGAAAGATAAAAGCCCTTTTGTTTAATTCTAAAGTcaacttaattatttgttaaccattttaaaccagccttacttttaaaaacatgtttgttgcggaagcatttcaacaatgttgcaaaaacgtgatgttttgaaaacaattatcattttggaaaactaCGTTCTACCTTTAACAGAAATAAATCAAAATAGttaaaaaccccaaattaaaagctaTAAAATTAGacaaaaggccttattacatcaaaaacccaaagagaaagtaatttaagtaatATAAAAGtaatacaaaaatttaaagctgtTCATAGTGTGGCCACTTCCGAGTCCTCCCATACGTCGAAATGCctactgaggattacctgaaaaattaaaaagagggggtgagtttatgaaaacttagtaTGTACAACCCTCATCGATCACAAAGCATGCATCACATCAATTTGACCGTAAGCCCATTACAATAATGGTGgcacttgggccttagcccatagtaGCCTCAGTTGCGCCTGAGCCCATGTCACAATCAGAATCAGATTATGCAAAGCACAAATACCCAACCAACCTGCACTGCatatcccatccaaccctacactcctgtggggatttaatcgacccacccatccctacactcctgatgtagcaccggttgcggcactaaccaaTTTCGCAGTAGAGCTGCCAATGACATAATGGCTTTAAGTAGTCGGTGGATCCATAGTTGTCAAGTGACCAAGCTACCCTAACAaatcatgtacttccttcaaatcAATGATCCTGTCCCCTATGCAGCATAATATCACATGAATGCAAAACATATCATAAATGGCAtacaataacaatcatataacatgtaggggcattttagtcatttttcccttcGGGGGCATGATGATCATTTCAAAAATTAGGGTCTAAGTACACTTTCTGACCcatcagtaggttcacagtcgttccgtgcgacctgtgcaacctttaGCAAACAAATTGTGCAATTGGGCCCAAAGTCGATTTAAGCATGCCCATAGGCCCACACAACCCATTGGCCCACCAAGCCTGAATTCAATCCAAGCCATATGAGTGACACGGCCGGTCCAACATTTTCCCGCTAATTGGTGAGTTTTACACATCTAGGGCCTACGGGCCCATTAGGCCCGTACAGCCCAACTCGGCCTAACATGGCCCATTACGGCCACAGCCCATGAGTTCACTCATAATGGCGTCTACTATCATATCAGATTTTCCATACGTGCATTCGTGCACTCGCGCACTCACGTAGAAACTGTTGCCGTTttttggctttttggcatttcgagatTTCCTGATCTAGAGTTAAGgtggtgtatgtacacacctggtttacGAAACGTGCTACAAATCCCCTAGCAACGAACCTTAAATGATAAAGCTTTGCTAATCTCCCTAtttgatatcaaaatttacaCCCCTAGATAGATCTGCGTTTACAAAAGCCTTGTTCAAAGGGATCGTTAAAACATGTAGTTCAATCCACACTTGGCAAAAACACTTACTTGATCAAAACTAGAAGTGGGATATCGATTGCTTCACATCACTTGCCCCACTATCAACCCTCGAGCGAACCTAGGTACCAACCAACATCAGACTAAGAGATATAGGAAAGATTTGGCAATAGTGAAAAGAAGAACACCAACAATGAAaagcaaaataaagaaaatgaatcCCCACGACTTAACTTGATCCAGGCAAAAGAGGAGAAGAACGCAGCCTCATGATAGGAGAATAAAAGAGAGACGGATTTGACAATAGTTGCTAGAGAGAGTAGGGAGTATTCGACTTTACACACCTTAAGATCAAAGAAAAATAGCATTGCGGTAAGGGAATCTGGCTCACAAGAAGATGGTTGATAGAAGCGGGATTTTGGCTATAAGAGACTAGAggaaaaatagaagagaaaggccACGGTTTAGGAAAGAAAGAGGGTTAGCATTCAACTCAAGCCAGAAGGAAAGAAGGGAGGTAAAAGGATTAGAAAAGAAGGGAGAGGACTAGAAGATGAGAAATGGGGAAGAAATTGGCTAACAGATGGCCTAAATGGTAATCTACTTTCGGCTAAAACAAAATAGCGGACAACCCAGAGTCAGAAAGTCTTGAAAATGAAAGGAAAAGGTatgaaaataggtgaacaaaacaaaagaaaacacaAGAAATCTTCTAGCAAGATTCGACTATACCAAAAGAATACCCCAAATGCCGAAAATGAACCAAATCCCCCTTTGCCGAATTCTTGTGCAAAGTAAAGTCCCCATTCGGCTAAACTTCCTCCTAATTCAAATTCTCCTTGATTTCCTCCAACAATGAACTCTATCCTTTAACTTCCTCCTCATATCCCTCTAAgacttatttaacctttattcTTTAGAGTTTTGATCAAACTTTACCACCTACACGTCcttgaagaaaaataaaacatcCAGTGCTCCTTCCAAGCTCGAACCCCAGTCCTCACTCCCTTATGAGGCATCACTTACTACCTAAACCACCATGCTTCTTTTGTCAAATTTTACCTTTCAAAATTTAAGAAGCATTCAACCTAGCGTTAGGGTTCcctaaaaaccaaaatttttcctatgccaaggcttgaacccgggACTTCATAGAGACCTCCTTAACATCCAAAATCACTAACCCAATAGGACTAACATTCAATTATGTCATTTTCTTGCTCTCAAGAATTTTAGGCGCTCTAAACCCAAGGTCCAATTCTTCTAAGCCCAAAATTTAGGGCGCTACAATGACTGTGTACGATGATAAATCAACTatatttggcacttagtgtgcgttttgaaatagcttcagctatataaagcatttagtgtgcgaattggaatagcttcggctttatgcggcattaagtgtgcgagttttcagagcattgaaagatttccaaacaatttaacgtattgaacaaagaggtgagaatgaaataaataaatacgggaaagtacaagtacgtacgatacctatgtggtagttgatactatgtgtatgaagcttgatgaatttgtatatacatgataaatggCTATGGACTAGAATTGTATGATGAATGAGAACTACTAAGTTTCTATTAACTGATGATACCTATATTATGAACTATTGAGtatttttggtacgaacttactaagccatgaagcttactgtgtattattagtctttgttttatagagtatcaaaGCTAGCTTGAACATCAAAGATCATCGGGAAccattatcacactatcgactacttgttggtatttttggatgcttgtaattatggtatatggcatgtctAGACTAGTGAGTTGATAATATGTTCTGAAttatgattatagccatgagatttggcttgtaaatgttggaatatggtcatttaagttggtttgaattatatgtttgatgaatgatatatgtgatatatataattaacttatatgttggcttgtttggGTATGGTTATACGgttgttatttttaattagttaTAAATGGAAATATTAAGGTTGGAATAATAGTATGTTGTATCTTGATTATGGAatattaaaattgtaacaccccaaacccggcctagacgttacgaccgaatctagtGGTGTCATATGAAAGTGTTTTTCACAAAATAAAATTTCGAATGGAAAACCCCATTCTGTATTAACCCTCTTTGTTATCTTAGCTAGTATTTATGCCATCTTGTTCAGTTTTAAAACCCAAGTTGTTTAGCAAAATGTTTAATCAATTAAATAGTAGTTATCTTTTTAAATAGTTGTTTGTTTGCGGAAGCTTTTTGAAATAGGATGCGTACTTATGGTGTTCTGAAAAGCATTTACCATTTTGAAAACTCGTGtcctactactactagatatgaatcataataaaaaaatcccaaattaaaagttaaaaatgaaagaggccttattacataaccaaataaccaaactaaattataaagtataatttaataaaaagtctatgcagttgtgtggccacctttgagtccctcgcagcaccgacccaTCTAGGGTTTTCCTACGCAgaaaacagaagggtgagtttatgaaaacttagtgtgtaatcccttaacaacAATTAGTCATAAAGTAGACAttacagtctaggcctaagctCGCTTCAGTAACAGTTTAATCTTAGATAGGGcgttagcccattacagtatcagaatcagtgtgggccttagcctaatTCAGTAGCAGTCACAGTACAGATATGCAAATAGAAATCCgacccagccagcctctacacaccactctgtctaaccttacacaccatgtggggataaaatcaaccttcccatccctacacaccaaaaataaCACCAGTGGTGGCACTAAATAAAAATTGCAGCAAAACTGCTAGAACAATACACTTCCTCAaatcataataacccaaccccatgcctTACATCATAATATCCTACATATATAcaacatatataaaatggcatgctcaatacaGTCATACACAACATAGGGGCATATCCGTCATTTTAACTCATAGGGGTAAAATATTCGTTTCATCATATTGGGGTCTAgatgtacttaccgacccaacagtaggtccatagtcatcTTGGGTGACTCGTGtgaccttaacagtcaatcagtGAAAATGGACCCAAGGCCTGCAAAGCGGTCCATGTGAgcccacatgcccgtatggactacacagcctggcccaataatcacCACATCTCCATGAGGTTTACCCTGTGGGGCCTACATTTTAGGCGTATGGATTACCACATGAGCAAGCACATGCTCGTGTAGCGTCAATAATCCTATTTTTCAAGTTTTGTCGATTTACAATGATaacagtgtggttacacacctgtttgcgaaaaCGTGCGTCTAGCTCAAGAGTTCTCCAGCCCTACATTCAATCAAGGTATTCCGTTAGTCGCTTGATACTAGGGTTAATCACCTTTTTCTATCACTTAACTCAAAATAACATCCAATACTTGCCTTGATTGCAAGAGTGTGGTTAGGCCTGTTTAAACCGCTGGCAAAGGATGATTCACCCTCCTACTTTGATAGCTATATTAGCAGCGAAATACATTAATGATGATCACATAAACACATGACTCGAAACTATACATTAGCTTATTGAAAACACAAAACCAATGATAGGGGAAAATAGTGCAATCGGCCAACACCCTCCTATACAAGTCATGCTCCAGTTGAACACAATAATCGCAAACAGAGTTACGTTGATCGAGTGATGAGGGAAAGCTTTCAACTGTTTTAGTATTTACTTGCAAACTCCTTCACTCCTTGAGAAGTTCTAGAAACTGAAAGAAACACCAGAACTAAGAGAAGGAAGATGAGAATCGGCAAGAAGAGAAAGGAGTATTCGACTTTAAACAATGTAAGAGTACTTTCCGATTGTCAGAGAACAAAAACCAAACCGCAACAAAAAGGATGGAGTATTCGGCCTGGCTACCAAATAGGAAGAGTCAGTAAGAAGAACGGTTTGGAGGGAGAAAATAGAGGAGAAGTAAGAGGTATTCAGTCACAAAAGCAAGATGGATAGAAATAAACTCTGATAACCACAAGAGTCAAAAAGGGGAGATGGTATATTAAGCCAAATGAGAATTGATTGGGGGGGAAAAAGATGAAAATGAGTCAAGGAGCACTGGCCAAAAACTGAAACAAAAGCAATAGGGTAATTGGCCTAGGAAACAAAGTGGAAGGGGAGAAGGAAGAATCGGAACACACTAGAATCGAAATATAACCGAAAAGAACAATAGCAATATTCGACTTCAGAAGCAAAGAGTGAGAAGAACCACAATTTGCAAAAAAACCTAAAATGAAGTGGCCAATTACCAACTCATAGTCGAATTCCTGAGTGGTCAAAGCcctattcggctacaactcccCCTCTTTCAAATCCCACAAAATCCTCCTAATATCACTCCACCATTACCTCCTCAACCACCGAATTCAAACTCTTCTTAACTAGTAGTATTTCAGTCAACTTTTACTTCTCACACGGCAAAagaagcaaaataaaacactccttgAGCACAGCGACACTCGAACTCAAGACCCTTAGCAGTAGTAACACACCACTATCGCCTAGACCAACAGGCTTTTTATGTCATGTTTTAACCATaattatttaagaagcctactaacttgagacagggtttattcaagtaaaaacaaaatttttgcacaagtcatggcttgaacccaagacttctcaaacacttctagaacacataaccactgaagcagatacacagttgtgtgtaaaataacatacaaaaataaacacttagattttggggcgttacaattctacctcctaaagaaaatttcggcctcaaaatttaccctGTCAAAACAAAAGAGGGTATTGTTGCCGCAtcgcctcctcaggttcccacgtggcttcttttGAGCTGTGATTATGCCAAAGTGCCTTAACCAGTGGGATAGACTTCTTCTTTAGCACTTTTACATCACGCTCTAGAATTTGAACTAGTTCCTCCTTAAAagtcagatctggtctaacctcaatctcctcagtcgAGATGATATGCGCAAGATCAGAGTGGCAGTGCTCCAACATAGAGAtgtagaacacattatgaatccggtctaactctggaggtagctcaaGCTGATAGGCAATCGGTCCCACACGTTTCAGTATgcagtaaggcccaataaacctagggcttagcttACCCTTCTGTCCAAACCTgagtacctttttccaaggtgagaccttaagaaatactaagtcccccatagaatactcattctctttacattttagatccgcatacgacttctatctgtctgatgctgccttcagtcgatcccgaattagtctaactttatcttcagggcccagaacacgctgttcacccaactctgtccaaaacgaaggagtacgacacctacgaccatataatgcctcataaggtgccatctataTGCTACACTGAAAGCTATTGTTATATGCAAACTCTGCTAACGGCAAATAATCCTTCCAACTGCCTCAGAACtttatcacacaactccttaacgtGTCCTCCAGTACCTACATTACCCTCTCTGATtgaccatctatctgaggatggaactgtaacaccccgtacccaagaccgtgaccggagttgaacacgaggtgctaacagacataatatatttattttcacagtccatttaaaaatttccagccagcaggctaactgtgtcactgtcaccttaaaaatcatatcttgagttccacaactcgaaactcagtttcgtgatttttccctgaaactagactcatatatacatctacaaatttttttctagaattttttgtcaggccaaattagtacagtttattagttaaagtcccccatgttacagggatcgactacactgacctttgtgcattacgacttggatatctcgctgtacagggcttcaataatgATGCCATTTGGTTCTATAGAAACTAggctcaaagaggaatctatacatatatggcatgactcctaattatctcaggttaatttataatgaatttccgaaGTCGGaacaggaatccagaaaccgttctggccctgtctcacgaaaacttcaatatctcttaacatactgttcatatgatcgtttcattactttcctatgaaaataggttcatcaaggttcattttcataatttattcactatttaattccattcctactatttttagtgatttttcacttccacgtcactgcagctgacagcctctgcctttgaggtagactttacctatttcatagtttccatgattccattagtcccttttacatacatagcacaaagcatgatcatgattaaccattccaatggctaatcgttccaaacacttccatacctcttaatgatcaacatacaaaatgattatagtactatgctaaaaacgtatataagccattttcgcatggctatccaaatttacacaaaat contains these protein-coding regions:
- the LOC108462669 gene encoding uncharacterized protein LOC108462669 encodes the protein MVNQRGFGQKGKLSPRFIGPYCILKRVGPIAYQLELPPELDRIHNVFYISMLEHCHSDLAHIISTEEIEVRPDLTFKEELVQILERDVKVLKKKSIPLVKALWHNHSSKEATWEPEEAMRQQYPLLF